Genomic window (Candidatus Vicinibacter proximus):
TTTTGAAAAGTTGTCCCTGTGCAAAGGAGTTTCATCATAAAGTTGGACAAGCATTGAGCCAAATTTTGTATCAATTCTTATCAGACATTTATCAGGATGTTTGACTTCGATAACGGTACTACTCTCCAGGGTCTTTTTACCAAAGTTAGCTTTAAGGACAACTTTGTGTAAACCTGATTTAGTGAATTGGTGAATTGGATTTTTATCATATGAAATATCCCCATCGCCAAAATCCCATTCATAGGACAAAGCTTTGGAGGAGAGATTAGTAAAATTTATTTTTTCCGGTATTTTAACCACTGTTTTATCGCTTGTAAATAGGCTGAATTTTTTAGCACAGGCCGAAATGCCAAAGAGAACTGTAAATGCAGCGGTTGTAACTAAGGTCCACCTCATTTTTCCTAATCTACAAGTTTAACAGTCATTTTAATATCTGCAAGTGGTCTGTTCATTTGATCGCCCTGGACTGCTGCAATTTTATCGATTACATCCAATCCTTCCACCACTTCACCAAAAACGGTGTAGTCCCCATCTAAAAATGGAGTTCCCCCAAGCGTTGAATATTTCTTTATGTCTGATTCAGTGTAGTTTATTCCTTTTTGTAGGGCCAACATTTGTAATTGGGCAGCATCCATTGGTTGACCTTGGACGATGTAAAATTGGGAGCCTGATGATTTTTTCTGCGGGTTTACCTGATCACCCTGTCTGGCGGCACATAGCGCTCCTTTAAAATGGAACTTGCTTATTTCAGCATCGATGGTATATCCAGGTCCACCAGATCCAAGTGGTTGACCTGAAGCTGCATTTTTAGAATCCGGATCACCACCTTGAATCATAAAATTATTAATTACTCTGTGGAACAGGGTACCATCATAAAACTTCTGCTCAACCAGTTTTATAAAATTGGCCTTGTGCTTTGGGGTAGAATCGTAAAGCCTGACTTTCATATTTCCATAACTGGTTTCAATCAGTGCAAAGTTTCCTGATTTTTTAGTGTTGCAGGAAAGGGCTAATAATACAATTAGCAGTTTTGGTAAAAATTTTATCATGTTTATATTATTTAAAGCATTCTGAATAATTGTCCTGAAAATAATTAACGACCATCT
Coding sequences:
- a CDS encoding peptidylprolyl isomerase, producing MIKFLPKLLIVLLALSCNTKKSGNFALIETSYGNMKVRLYDSTPKHKANFIKLVEQKFYDGTLFHRVINNFMIQGGDPDSKNAASGQPLGSGGPGYTIDAEISKFHFKGALCAARQGDQVNPQKKSSGSQFYIVQGQPMDAAQLQMLALQKGINYTESDIKKYSTLGGTPFLDGDYTVFGEVVEGLDVIDKIAAVQGDQMNRPLADIKMTVKLVD